A window of Armatimonadia bacterium contains these coding sequences:
- a CDS encoding spore photoproduct lyase family protein: protein MYPFEPPAIYLHESVCKIPAALARAERMLAQIDGPELIVVDDAQLDELSHANRWDASGVRLGQLKRTGDPALIFNTFRWRTPQEAQAAAERYPHLRRGYLLGTGEWTYRDGRATRKTHLGVCQNAWELHSAWGCLHRCDYCDVGNFLNLVVNLEEFVERLEGLVRENPWCRLYKYDNHTDTITFEPEYGASELLVGFFARQAAPAGPDGSYLMLYTKSANVEHLLDLDHRGHTIICWSLSPDTVSRLVEKNSASTSERIGAAQRCQQAGYHVRMRFSPFVPVRGWREESEAMIEELLTRVRPDLLTMDTFKWLEPRVIGDILDLDLWDDEFRGYVEQYAAMEPAQRPAPIIPQGKQVFPHEARARVYRFLLEQVRRYAPSIPVSLCGETPQMWEELAAELRMTPEQYVCTCGPDSVPGNPLLQQ, encoded by the coding sequence ATGTACCCCTTTGAGCCACCTGCGATCTACCTCCACGAGTCTGTATGCAAGATTCCGGCGGCCCTGGCACGGGCCGAGAGGATGCTGGCGCAGATCGACGGGCCGGAGCTGATCGTGGTCGATGACGCGCAACTCGACGAGCTGAGTCATGCGAACCGCTGGGATGCTTCGGGCGTGCGGCTGGGACAGCTTAAGCGTACCGGCGACCCCGCGCTCATCTTCAACACCTTCCGCTGGCGCACACCGCAGGAGGCACAGGCGGCAGCGGAGCGCTACCCTCACCTGAGGCGTGGCTATCTGCTGGGCACAGGCGAGTGGACGTACCGAGATGGTCGGGCCACTCGGAAGACGCACCTCGGCGTCTGCCAGAACGCCTGGGAGCTGCACTCCGCCTGGGGCTGTCTGCATCGCTGCGACTACTGCGATGTCGGCAACTTCCTCAACCTGGTGGTGAACCTGGAGGAGTTCGTGGAGCGGCTGGAGGGGCTCGTGAGGGAGAACCCCTGGTGTCGGCTCTACAAGTACGACAACCACACCGACACCATCACCTTCGAGCCCGAGTACGGGGCATCTGAGTTGCTGGTGGGGTTCTTCGCGCGGCAGGCTGCTCCCGCAGGTCCCGACGGAAGCTACCTGATGCTGTACACCAAGAGTGCGAACGTGGAGCATCTGCTGGACCTGGATCACCGCGGCCACACCATCATCTGCTGGTCGCTGTCGCCGGACACCGTCAGCAGGCTGGTGGAGAAGAACTCGGCCTCAACGAGCGAGCGGATCGGCGCTGCCCAGCGGTGTCAGCAGGCCGGATACCACGTGCGGATGCGGTTCTCGCCCTTCGTGCCGGTGCGGGGCTGGCGTGAGGAGTCAGAGGCAATGATCGAGGAGCTCCTGACCCGGGTGCGGCCCGACCTGCTGACAATGGACACCTTCAAATGGCTCGAACCGCGAGTGATCGGCGACATCCTCGACCTGGACCTGTGGGATGACGAGTTCCGCGGGTACGTGGAGCAGTACGCGGCGATGGAACCGGCGCAGCGCCCGGCGCCGATCATCCCTCAGGGCAAGCAGGTCTTCCCGCACGAGGCTCGTGCGCGAGTCTACCGCTTCCTGCTTGAGCAGGTCCGGCGCTACGCTCCCAGTATCCCGGTCTCGTTGTGTGGCGAGACCCCGCAGATGTGGGAGGAGCTGGCGGCGGAACTGCGCATGACCCCCGAGCAGTACGTGTGCACCTGCGGCCCGGACTCAGTGCCCGGAAATCCGCTCCTGCAGCAGTAG
- a CDS encoding glycoside hydrolase domain-containing protein — MLRNALALLGLFATVVSSQAAPLVTAPACSRPPAVDGVLSPGEWDRATTPGPFSELGGSAASVQPQVYVTYDAASLYVAARLPLPRGANPRATLTQHDGTLWDDDAFEVFLGPGGSRGSYYQFIANARGTQWESKEKDATWNAMWTAKTGRGDGFWCLEMAIPFAAMGIKAPVDGQSWTANFAWDCQTPFAAIRSWAPLKQGLHDPANFGTVTFRSQAPAVVLSGLERAAGGVLTVRGEWGPSGQPLSAELALTRQMQGKSEAVGSATAKGGQERSTFALQTKIPQDQGWDAPGDYRLALQVKSAGQTVWTAETPVIVQMPLTLAVEKYWLEGTLVVTADAKGAGRSPADLRLALKLCDAEGRTSVEAPLQPLGTDGKLRSELDVRKVAPGKGQLQADLVTADGKTLYKTAVALEKPARPAWLGSKAGISDEVLAPWTPLQVSGNKVMPWGRTYGFSALPFPSSAITAGEEVLAGPITLVGTVAGQKIRWEGQDARVTQAKPSVVTLQSQARTAGLNCTGTVRLEYDGMIRSDFRIAPQGEATVEALTLEVPIKARFARYLYHWPGRWGSAYNAGALPPEGFHGPFKPFLWLGDEKRGLCWFSESDRNFFGDGEAKVIDISREGDRVVLRVNLITSPQRVKEPLDYTFGFQATPVKPMTPDVWDYRISHAGNYSLPTQVHRGSAGVTYPAKGNLDVKQGTFECWVRPRFDPYPSIDPKDPGRGALNRNLFDLELGGGAHVGLYWNIDDRGMRLYYKQGEAYPLLISSHPRWKAGEWHHVACTWGEVGRIYLDGVKVAEGRYAGLPAGDAEAGTISLGLAPSEMDLDEVRISSVARESFDLTRPAVADAQTLLLDHLDESFRPNGKQATTPAKGTGGVVSGGGFYEGKFGNALGQGPEGKPTTELDYLAQLGVRTICFHEHWTDVQAYPATTHGDQLRKLVAACHAKDLQLLLYHGYEMSDIAPEWDNYHDECLVYPRGGGYTRQPPQTAYIVCYRGPWQDFLADGLEKELAEYDTDGVYLDGTSEPWGCRNTHHGCGYVNPDGSIGTTYSIFATREMMKRIYTIVKHHNPRGQVNVHQSTCMTIPTLAWATSYWDGEQFGSMARGPFALEVLPLEAFRCEFMGHNWGVPAEFLCYNKPYTSHEAMAFTLLHDVLVRNKLSEETKLWKLMDDFGRKEARWLPYWENGPYVRSSARDLKVSLYNRPGKGFVAVISNLGREEARGTVTFNLKRLEQPTELSASDVMADKSLAAKDGALDVSLKPLDYLVVWLKAK, encoded by the coding sequence ATGCTACGCAACGCGCTCGCTCTGCTTGGTCTGTTCGCGACCGTCGTGAGTAGTCAGGCTGCGCCGTTGGTCACAGCGCCGGCGTGCAGCAGGCCACCTGCTGTGGACGGTGTGCTATCCCCCGGCGAGTGGGACAGGGCGACCACTCCGGGGCCCTTCAGCGAGCTCGGCGGCTCTGCTGCGTCGGTCCAGCCTCAGGTGTACGTGACTTACGATGCGGCGAGTCTCTATGTGGCCGCGCGGCTGCCTCTCCCGCGAGGCGCCAACCCTCGTGCGACCCTTACGCAGCACGACGGCACGCTCTGGGACGACGACGCCTTTGAGGTGTTCCTCGGCCCAGGCGGATCGCGTGGCTCGTACTACCAGTTCATCGCGAACGCCCGTGGCACGCAGTGGGAGTCGAAGGAGAAGGACGCCACCTGGAACGCGATGTGGACCGCGAAGACTGGCCGCGGTGACGGCTTCTGGTGCCTGGAAATGGCGATTCCCTTCGCGGCAATGGGCATCAAGGCACCGGTGGACGGCCAGTCGTGGACGGCGAACTTCGCCTGGGACTGCCAGACTCCCTTTGCAGCGATTCGGTCCTGGGCTCCGCTGAAGCAGGGGCTCCATGACCCGGCCAACTTTGGGACTGTCACCTTCCGCTCGCAGGCGCCGGCAGTTGTTCTGAGTGGCCTCGAACGTGCTGCCGGGGGAGTGCTGACGGTGCGCGGAGAGTGGGGACCGAGTGGGCAGCCGCTCAGTGCGGAGCTTGCCCTGACCCGCCAGATGCAGGGGAAGTCGGAGGCTGTTGGCAGCGCTACCGCGAAGGGCGGACAGGAGCGAAGCACCTTCGCTTTGCAGACGAAGATCCCGCAAGATCAGGGCTGGGATGCGCCGGGGGACTACCGGCTGGCGCTTCAGGTCAAGAGCGCCGGTCAGACCGTGTGGACTGCCGAGACACCCGTGATCGTGCAGATGCCCCTGACCCTGGCGGTGGAGAAGTACTGGCTGGAGGGCACTCTCGTTGTGACGGCTGACGCCAAGGGCGCCGGACGTTCGCCTGCCGACTTGAGACTGGCCCTGAAGCTGTGCGATGCCGAGGGTCGAACCAGCGTCGAGGCGCCGCTGCAGCCACTGGGAACCGACGGGAAGCTGCGCAGCGAACTTGATGTGCGGAAGGTTGCACCGGGCAAAGGCCAGTTGCAGGCAGACCTGGTGACGGCTGACGGGAAGACCCTCTACAAGACCGCCGTGGCGCTGGAGAAACCGGCTCGTCCTGCGTGGCTGGGGAGCAAGGCCGGGATCTCCGACGAGGTGCTGGCGCCCTGGACGCCGCTGCAGGTGTCCGGGAACAAGGTGATGCCCTGGGGCCGCACCTACGGCTTCTCGGCGCTTCCCTTCCCGTCTTCGGCGATCACCGCCGGGGAGGAAGTGCTGGCCGGGCCGATCACCCTGGTCGGCACCGTCGCAGGTCAGAAGATTCGCTGGGAGGGTCAGGACGCCCGCGTGACGCAGGCGAAGCCCAGCGTCGTCACGCTGCAATCCCAGGCGCGCACCGCCGGGCTCAACTGCACCGGGACCGTGAGGCTGGAGTATGACGGGATGATCCGGTCGGACTTCCGGATCGCTCCGCAGGGCGAGGCGACCGTCGAGGCCCTGACCCTGGAAGTGCCGATCAAGGCACGGTTCGCCCGGTACCTATATCATTGGCCGGGGCGCTGGGGGAGTGCCTACAATGCCGGAGCGTTGCCGCCGGAAGGCTTCCACGGCCCCTTCAAGCCCTTTCTCTGGCTGGGCGACGAGAAGCGCGGCCTGTGCTGGTTCAGTGAGTCCGACCGCAACTTCTTCGGCGACGGCGAGGCCAAGGTCATCGACATCAGCCGCGAGGGTGACCGGGTCGTCCTGCGGGTGAACCTCATCACCTCGCCGCAGAGGGTCAAGGAACCGCTGGACTACACCTTCGGGTTCCAGGCTACTCCGGTGAAGCCCATGACGCCGGACGTGTGGGACTACCGCATCAGCCATGCGGGCAACTACAGCCTGCCGACGCAAGTGCACCGGGGCAGCGCCGGAGTGACCTATCCGGCCAAGGGCAACCTCGACGTGAAACAGGGGACCTTCGAGTGCTGGGTCCGGCCGCGCTTCGACCCGTACCCGAGCATCGACCCGAAAGACCCCGGACGTGGCGCCCTGAACCGCAACCTGTTCGACCTTGAGCTCGGTGGCGGGGCGCACGTGGGCCTGTACTGGAACATCGACGACCGCGGCATGCGACTGTACTACAAGCAGGGCGAGGCCTACCCGCTGCTGATCAGCTCGCATCCGCGCTGGAAGGCCGGAGAGTGGCACCATGTCGCCTGCACCTGGGGCGAAGTGGGCCGCATCTACCTGGATGGGGTGAAGGTGGCGGAAGGACGCTATGCCGGCCTGCCCGCGGGAGACGCCGAGGCAGGTACCATCTCGCTGGGGCTCGCGCCGTCGGAGATGGACCTTGATGAAGTGCGCATCTCCTCCGTGGCCCGGGAGAGCTTCGATCTCACCCGTCCGGCGGTTGCCGATGCCCAGACCTTGTTGCTGGACCACCTCGATGAGAGCTTCAGACCGAACGGCAAGCAGGCGACCACTCCCGCAAAAGGCACTGGTGGTGTCGTTAGCGGCGGCGGCTTCTACGAAGGCAAGTTCGGCAACGCGCTTGGTCAGGGACCGGAGGGGAAGCCCACTACGGAACTGGACTACCTCGCGCAGCTCGGCGTGCGGACGATCTGCTTCCACGAGCACTGGACGGACGTTCAGGCCTACCCGGCGACGACGCATGGCGATCAGCTACGGAAGCTGGTAGCGGCCTGCCATGCCAAAGACCTCCAGTTGCTGCTCTACCACGGGTACGAGATGAGCGACATCGCGCCGGAGTGGGACAACTACCACGACGAGTGCCTGGTCTATCCTCGCGGCGGCGGCTACACGCGCCAGCCGCCACAGACAGCCTATATCGTCTGCTACCGTGGACCGTGGCAGGACTTTCTGGCTGACGGCCTTGAGAAGGAACTGGCGGAGTACGACACCGACGGGGTGTATCTCGACGGCACCTCGGAGCCCTGGGGCTGCCGCAACACGCACCATGGCTGTGGGTATGTGAACCCCGACGGCAGCATCGGCACGACCTACTCGATCTTCGCTACCCGCGAGATGATGAAGCGGATCTACACCATCGTGAAGCACCACAATCCCAGGGGACAGGTCAACGTTCACCAGTCCACCTGCATGACGATTCCAACGCTGGCCTGGGCCACGAGCTACTGGGACGGCGAGCAGTTCGGCAGCATGGCCCGAGGACCCTTCGCGCTGGAGGTCCTTCCGCTGGAGGCCTTCCGCTGCGAGTTCATGGGGCACAACTGGGGCGTCCCGGCCGAGTTCCTCTGCTACAACAAGCCCTATACCTCGCACGAGGCGATGGCCTTCACGCTGCTGCATGATGTGCTGGTGCGCAACAAGCTGAGCGAGGAAACAAAGCTGTGGAAGCTGATGGACGACTTCGGGCGCAAGGAGGCACGCTGGCTGCCCTACTGGGAGAACGGCCCGTACGTCCGCAGCAGCGCCAGAGACCTCAAGGTGAGCCTCTACAACCGCCCCGGTAAGGGTTTCGTCGCGGTTATCTCGAACCTTGGGCGTGAGGAGGCCAGGGGGACGGTGACCTTCAACCTGAAGCGTCTCGAGCAACCCACAGAGCTCAGCGCCTCCGACGTGATGGCCGACAAGAGCCTGGCCGCGAAGGACGGGGCTCTCGACGTGAGCCTTAAGCCGCTGGATTACCTGGTGGTGTGGCTGAAGGCCAAGTGA
- a CDS encoding SGNH/GDSL hydrolase family protein has translation MNYSILGRSCSLATLVFAGCLIPCGCLAEGQAQSAMLGTMKADRILFLGNSLTLHGRHEPYGWLHNCGMAASVPEKDFVHVLAASLEARTGGHLRLSITETKDGPAGTEPANIVSVAGTLERAYTDYSNAPLQKQLDWKPDIVVLQCGENVVRDKFEPAPFKEALRSLLNALQAAGNPQIFVTSQILSPGGALDDLKKEVCAEDPSHRTYVDLSSFCKEPTNYARSEPYYTGIITGHPGDKGMARIAATLLEAMLVRASLSKTAAPTAAP, from the coding sequence ATGAACTACTCGATACTAGGCAGGTCGTGTTCGCTTGCCACGCTCGTGTTTGCCGGTTGCCTGATTCCGTGCGGTTGCCTCGCCGAGGGACAAGCGCAATCCGCCATGCTGGGGACCATGAAGGCGGACCGCATCCTGTTTCTGGGCAACAGCCTCACGCTGCATGGACGGCATGAGCCTTACGGGTGGTTGCACAACTGTGGGATGGCGGCCAGCGTGCCGGAGAAGGACTTCGTACACGTTCTGGCGGCGTCCCTCGAGGCCCGCACCGGTGGGCACCTGCGTCTCAGCATCACTGAGACCAAAGACGGACCGGCAGGCACTGAACCGGCGAACATCGTCAGCGTTGCCGGCACCCTTGAGCGGGCGTACACCGACTATAGCAACGCTCCACTGCAGAAGCAGCTCGACTGGAAGCCGGACATCGTGGTCCTGCAGTGCGGGGAGAACGTCGTCCGCGACAAGTTCGAACCGGCCCCCTTCAAGGAAGCCCTGAGGTCACTGCTCAACGCGCTGCAGGCGGCCGGCAATCCGCAGATCTTCGTCACCAGCCAGATACTCAGCCCGGGCGGCGCCCTCGACGACCTCAAGAAGGAAGTCTGTGCCGAGGACCCCTCACACCGCACGTACGTGGACCTGAGCTCCTTCTGCAAGGAGCCGACGAACTACGCCAGAAGCGAACCCTACTACACAGGGATCATCACCGGCCATCCCGGAGATAAGGGTATGGCCCGGATCGCGGCTACGTTGCTCGAGGCAATGCTCGTCCGTGCCAGCCTAAGCAAGACGGCCGCACCGACGGCAGCTCCCTAG
- a CDS encoding family 20 glycosylhydrolase produces the protein MLPGGLLLVATALMCLLTVADAEGEEDSKPLSWRGQHLSCGSLEGAETLERLINEQLAPLGVNLLVVEVNYNFQFRSHPEISQGSLDFAAARRLAKACKAHGIRLVPLMNCLGHQSWSDKTFSLLREHPEFDETPQIPLNNPDIYCRSWCPLHPGVNPLVFDLMDELLEAFEADALHVGMDEVFLIASDQCPRCRGKSPADLFARAVNDYHAHLRSRGAEMFLWGDRLLDAGKMTYGKWEASANGTAPAIDLVPRDLVICDWHYEPREDYPSVRFFQEKGFRTLVSPWRNPVSAEALIRCAQASRTERLQGALFTGWSTGPGGQKLLAGLRGEQGPDEHGFSEALVLKHCLPACFGRPFSKP, from the coding sequence ATGCTGCCCGGAGGACTTCTGCTGGTCGCAACCGCCCTGATGTGCCTGCTGACCGTGGCCGACGCCGAGGGTGAGGAGGATTCGAAGCCGCTGTCCTGGCGCGGTCAACACCTGAGCTGCGGTTCTCTCGAAGGCGCCGAGACGCTGGAGCGCCTCATCAACGAACAACTTGCCCCGCTCGGAGTCAACCTGCTTGTCGTCGAGGTGAACTACAACTTCCAGTTCCGCTCGCACCCCGAGATATCCCAGGGCTCGCTGGACTTCGCGGCTGCCCGTCGTCTCGCCAAAGCCTGCAAGGCCCATGGCATCAGGCTTGTCCCGCTGATGAACTGCCTGGGCCACCAGTCCTGGAGCGACAAGACCTTCTCCCTGCTGCGCGAGCACCCGGAGTTCGACGAGACACCGCAGATCCCGCTGAACAACCCCGACATCTACTGCCGCAGTTGGTGCCCGCTGCATCCCGGCGTCAACCCACTCGTCTTCGACCTCATGGACGAGTTGCTGGAGGCCTTCGAGGCCGACGCGCTTCACGTGGGGATGGACGAGGTCTTCCTGATCGCCAGTGACCAGTGCCCGCGCTGTCGGGGCAAGAGCCCGGCCGATCTCTTCGCACGCGCGGTCAACGACTACCACGCCCACCTGCGCAGCCGGGGTGCCGAGATGTTCCTCTGGGGTGATCGTCTCCTCGATGCCGGCAAGATGACCTACGGGAAGTGGGAAGCCAGCGCGAACGGCACAGCACCGGCCATCGACCTGGTGCCCCGCGATCTGGTCATCTGCGACTGGCACTATGAGCCGCGCGAGGACTACCCCTCGGTGCGCTTCTTCCAGGAGAAGGGCTTCCGCACGCTCGTGTCGCCCTGGCGGAACCCGGTCTCCGCGGAGGCGCTGATTCGCTGCGCCCAAGCGTCACGCACCGAGCGACTCCAGGGAGCGCTGTTCACGGGTTGGTCGACCGGTCCCGGTGGCCAGAAGCTGCTCGCTGGACTGCGCGGCGAACAGGGACCGGACGAGCACGGCTTCAGCGAAGCCCTGGTGCTGAAGCACTGCCTCCCGGCCTGCTTTGGTCGCCCCTTCAGCAAGCCCTAG
- a CDS encoding ornithine cyclodeaminase family protein: MNGETLLLSDQDVAALLPHTEVLGMVDTVFQEWGRGNVVMPPKVNLDMSRSGHNSWANAMPAYLPTCKVGGIKWVGGYGSNPSRGMPYIMGIVVLTDPETGETLALMDGIYISDWRTGASAAVAAKYLAKEGTERIAVIGAGAQGRTATVCLHEVFPGAQITVADISEPRRQAFCQEMQERYQLTVHSARSVEAAVSDADVVVLLTTAKEPFVKAEWIPEGCLTLAMGSYQQTEDAVILGSDRIVVDCWGQAEHRGELKQLVETGQINESVVSAEMGAVAAGLEPGRTGSQERILAVLVGLGAHDVYVAGQVYQRALAAGCGQRIRLRQGKESSQ, encoded by the coding sequence GTGAACGGGGAGACGCTTCTGCTGTCTGATCAGGACGTAGCCGCACTCCTGCCCCATACAGAGGTCCTTGGGATGGTCGACACGGTGTTTCAGGAGTGGGGCAGAGGTAACGTAGTCATGCCGCCCAAGGTGAATCTGGACATGTCGCGGAGCGGACACAACTCATGGGCAAATGCCATGCCCGCGTATCTGCCCACCTGCAAGGTGGGAGGTATCAAGTGGGTCGGCGGATACGGAAGCAATCCGTCTCGGGGTATGCCGTACATCATGGGCATCGTTGTGCTCACGGACCCGGAGACCGGTGAGACTCTGGCCTTGATGGACGGGATCTACATCTCGGACTGGCGAACCGGGGCCTCCGCTGCCGTTGCCGCGAAGTACCTGGCGAAGGAGGGCACGGAGAGGATCGCCGTGATCGGCGCGGGTGCTCAGGGACGGACCGCCACCGTCTGCCTGCACGAGGTCTTCCCCGGGGCGCAGATCACCGTTGCGGACATCTCCGAGCCAAGACGACAGGCCTTCTGCCAGGAAATGCAGGAGAGGTACCAGCTGACAGTTCACAGTGCCCGGTCCGTCGAGGCTGCGGTGTCCGACGCCGACGTCGTCGTCCTGCTCACGACGGCGAAGGAGCCCTTCGTCAAGGCGGAGTGGATTCCCGAAGGGTGCCTGACGCTGGCGATGGGCTCCTACCAGCAGACGGAGGATGCGGTAATCCTGGGGTCGGACAGGATCGTCGTCGACTGCTGGGGACAGGCCGAGCACCGGGGCGAACTCAAGCAGCTCGTGGAGACGGGCCAGATCAACGAGAGCGTCGTCTCCGCCGAGATGGGAGCCGTTGCCGCGGGTCTGGAGCCAGGGCGAACCGGATCGCAGGAGCGGATTCTGGCCGTCCTGGTGGGATTGGGCGCACACGATGTGTACGTCGCCGGGCAGGTATACCAAAGAGCCCTCGCCGCCGGTTGCGGGCAGAGGATTCGACTGCGGCAGGGCAAGGAGAGCTCGCAATGA